In Leguminivora glycinivorella isolate SPB_JAAS2020 chromosome 17, LegGlyc_1.1, whole genome shotgun sequence, the DNA window TCTTAACCACATGGAGCTCGCGGACGATAACCCCCCCGCTGGCGCGAGTTATTACATCCCGCACCACTCGGTGTCGGTAGGTACCGTTACTTTCGGTATCAGTAGTTCCCCTTATCTCGCCTTGCGCACAATTAAACAGCTCGCGCATGAcgaagccgagcgtttcccgctcgcctcgccagtcctcctaaatgacatgttcgtcgacgatgtggtgaccggcgcagataccttagccgaagccctcaatctgcagcaggagctgataggtatttgtgccacggccgggttcgaattgcgaaagtggcaaagtaactcgccagccattctcgctgccacgcgaccgacagagtttcatggtgagcggcgcgaaaatgttcattttgccgaaatggaaaatgacaaaggggtcaaggtccttggacttcaatggaatcaagatctgacgcatttagtttcaaagttcaaagttcttcgcaggcctgtacaaagcgggcgattctttccgaaattgcaaaaatttacgaccccctcgggttattatctccggtgacattgtttgccaaacatttaattcaattgctatggttagccaaaatttcctgggactcagaaccccctatcgatattattaacccatggacgagttttattaacgagctaccgctcctatcgcaaatttcatttcctcgtcatattttcaatactgacgacttcgattcaatcgaaattcacggatttgccgacgcaagcaaaattgcatacgcagcatgtgtttatatacgtctgacggacaacaccgggcgagttcaaacctatttagtcatggctaaaagtcgcgttgcacctcttcgggtatgccttactatacctagaatggaattgatgggttgtgtaatcctatcaaaattaattgaaagagttatgcatctttacggtggtcacattcaccccgatcaagtgtacgcatggtctgacagttccgtcgtgctcgcgtggcttcagtcacccccgcacgaatggaaaacgtttgtctcgaaccgcactagtgagattttgtcccgtgtcccggcgcgctgttggcgtcacgtcccgtcagctgataacagcgctgacccggcgtctcgcggtctgctccccgccgcgctcgtacaaaatgacttgtggttccatggtcctacatggctccaacaaagtcgcgactcctggcctataccaaaaccggtggtaaacacgaacgaggaaaaacgcaatacacatgactcggcaagtcttagttatgcatgtgtgtccacattgcctccttccccggacgacgacactcttataatgcgattttcgtcgctaggtaaattagttcgcgtcacggcagtcatatttcgtttctacaataaatgcaggaaacataaacaaacattcccaaagtacgtcaccgtaccagagtacaattttgcattaaatcgactaatattgattacacaacaaaaagtgttcgaagacgacattaagaggatttcgtcaaataaacttccgtcaattcgtttgcggcgtctcacgcccattatagatagggatggtttgttacgcgtcggcggacgtattcacaaatcacttttaccttttgaatcaaaacatcaattgattttacctaaaagacatcctcttacaaatcttatcattgacgatgcgcatataaaggaactacatgccggttcgcagtgcgtgcaaaactcgctcttacagcgatactggattatctctggtcgtgatattgttcgcctccgcgtacatcgttgtatcaaatgcttccgcgctcgaccgactcgctgccagccgcgcataggaatgttaccctcggttcggctacgccccgcacgtgtgtttagtaaaacgtcttgtgacttttgtgggccattctacgtacgcgctaataaggttcgtaatgcaaaaataataaaatgttacgttgcagttttcgtatgtatgagcgttaaagctgtacatcttgagttagtttccgaactttccacggaaggttttttagctgcgttgcgacgtttcacgtcccgtcgaggatattgtacggatatatataccgattgcggacgtaactttgttggttgtaataattaccttcaagagttatatatttttttacgtaatgattcggtcatgaatgcccttaatcaacaaactttaaaacaaggattaacttggcattttcaaccaccttatgctagtcatttcggtggattatttgaagcagctgttaagagtttcaaaactcatttacatcgcgtaataggtacacaaacgcaaacatatgattgtatgcacactttgacgtgtcaaatcgaagctgtattaaacagtcgtccgctctgcgttctaagttcggactccgcggatcctttacctcttacgccggcccatttcttaatcggtgagcccttaacggccctaccggacgtttctctgatagacgagaaccctaatcgtcttacacgttggcgctggatacagcaagctgtccagcatttctggcgtcgatggagtcgtgaatatctccatcaactgcaacaaagtacaaagtggcttcaagaccgcggtcccgccgttcgtgaaggtactgttgttgtggtatgcgacgaccacctgccgccgctgcagtggaaactcgcgcgcgttcatgctgtccatccgggcagcgatcaagttattcgcgtcgtaacattgaaaagcgggaacacgttgttcaaacgacctgttgtgaaggtctgtcccttacctttagaataaacttatacaatcgttacgactcttaatgttaagttaaatataagtttcataaaatattttggtatactttcgtatagtttcttttttttttatttcttttaaaagtcactccgtgtcttttaaggtgagcggcatgttccgtcgaggaacagagatttttagttttaatttcttttcttgatatagttaaatagttatttcattttcatacatacaaggcaacacaattttgaaagaatacttttttccatgtatatgtagcacagttttttggagctggcaattacagaagtcccaaagcgactttccggtccgcctgccacgccacctggcggatatatagaaaaaactctctcttcgaccgtgcgagcgccatgatctgcgctcccgttattacgaattaaaaatagttatcggtgcaccggcgcgacacaaacgtgaaaattgacattttaagtgatattccgaccagtgacctaagcttccgtttatatgtgacaatcgttttagtgtgaggattttcccaaagtgtttccacgtggccccacaagcgcctctggacaaatgtaagtagcctcaccaattaaacgccgctacacaATGTTATTGATATTCTAATCGATTATTATTTATCATTATACCTAGATACTTTTCTGGCACGAGCGTCAAGTTgtaagtgcttgacaaaataaaaacatcgacaatccttttatcgatcAAATAGCCTTACACAAGGTTAATAATACCCCCAATAATAACCTCTAAAATCTTGAATGTAATGTATGAACTTATGTAAGCTATTAAAATATAGCTCGTTTTATTGGTATCGTCTATTTATTTTGaaacatgtgacatttgtataaaacattcaTCTTATATACACCTAAATCcaagcctatattccctaaacggggtaggcagagagcacatgaaactactcaagatccagtaccacggcaataattaatgacataattacaaaaattaatgacatattataatgtcaGTTATCGATGAACGAAATGTCGGAAAGAAGTCACTAGTGTTACTTCATTCGTGCTAGAAAAACATCtaggtattattatcatagtaatATATCTTTCATATACTTAGGTTAATCTCAAAGCCGATGGTTCATGTCTAAATATCTGACACACTCTTTAAAAAGAGTACCTAAGCCTTTATATGTAGTTACATATAATTACATACGTTCTATCGATATACATACCTTATGTCCAGCGGCGATAAAGACAATGTCGAAGGACATATCAACGAGTAAACATATGGCCATAAACGACAGAATGACAATATCTCTGGCTTCTACCGGTCTCCAAGTCCTCCTCGTATAGATAGAGGCTATGACTCCAACGTATATGAGGGCCAAAACGTTGAGAAGCTGAAACAAAGGTACCATATATGACAGATCTTGAACTGATACTAATTACTATTTCGTAAAGATGTGCCGTAAGAGCACTAAATAATTCGAGTTTGGAATGATTCActattattttcattagacttatattgaccgtgattacctttttgatttttgtcaagctCCCGACAAAAACATTAGAATTTTGACATCCACGCCTTTtccagttttccgtgatcatgatgcatgcaactacgtcgaaatatcgggagctcgataaaaatcaaaaaggtaatcaggGTCTATCCTGGTCAAAATAagtctaatattataaatattcttcTATTCCTTTGTTACTCGTACGTAGCAAACAAAGGTCTTGCCTGGTGGAAAGCAGTCTCCGTAAGCTATGAATGCCTGCAACTCCCGAGATGTTACATTACACAGAgagtagagatcgctctttagcgataagaccgcctgttgttacctactatttaagttctttatttgtttgtttagctgttgtcgttgtagtagtgcaataaagtatttttttttattacacacTGGTAACTTATCCTAAAACAGACCTATGGTAGGTCTAAGAATGAGAGAAATAtaaggtaaaataatattatgattattttaaagcCAGACACTTACCAATTTAAAATATCCCCAAGCAATCAAGCCCTTTCTTAAAGGTAAGCAGAAACAACATCTTTTAAACTCTGGTGCTTCACCGTGCATTTtcactttgaatttttttcactTGAATTTTACACTTTCTTCTGTTCTCTTTTTTTAggcctatttttttattttaattaagtttggAACGTGTCAGTCCTTTGTAAGATTAACTTGAATATGTTTGTTTTATCAAGTAGTGAACGTTATGTACCCGTCGGTTGTTGTTTTGTCCGACGAAAGATAAGAGAGACAAAATAAATGCCTATTATCTGTGCACTGTGACCGGAGGCCATTTCTATATAAAGAATTTGATATGGTTTCAATGTTATTTTCGTACGTTCTTGAGTTCGCGAACCACGTTCAATTTGTAGGCAATGTAGGCACTCGTACAAATTTACAGGTTTAATAGAAAAGTAACACGGAGATACAAGatctggggcctattgcatacaAAAAtgcaactcatattacaagcggtagtccctaTACAATTCCTTTCATGAGAAAAAGACTTGTAAGTAAGAGTTgtacaagttgtaaatttttaTGCAATAGGCCTTATTAGGCCCCTGGTAAATATTTAGTTTGTTGTTGAGAAACTTCCGGTTTGGTGTACAAATTGGTGGATACATATTTTCTCTATTCTGTCtagctaatattttttttgttgctgTGTATTAAAATGCTACTGGCGTATAAAAACAAGATTAGCACTTGTTAATACAGAATCCGCTGCCTACTACGCAATTACTTTTAGATGCGTTCAGGAATTTCCAATCTTCTGAATGATAAAGAAACGCTTTACTTCGTAAAAATCCAGAAACTGTTCGCCAAATTTCGAAGGaaaaacaataatattgtttgttatttttgggaTTTTTGTATTGGATGGTGGATGTTTAACATAAGTTTCTATTAATAACGATGATAGTAATGATACACCCTCAATCCTCATCCTTATTAAGTTATGTACACCTAGTAGTCAGTTTTTAGACTAtttgtacaaatgaaataaTACTACTTGGTTTGTCTTAGATGTCATATTGCACATTCGTCAAAACGTCATTATTGCTTTTAAAAACAAGGATATGTGTTTTTTGTCACGGAAAGCCTTACAATTGTAAGtataacaatattttaatttatatttcaaaTTACAATAACATAATATTGAAATAACAACATAAGTACAAATCATTTTAATTGTCTACAATTATCCAGTCACTATCGCCTCATTTCTTTGTGAAAACGTCTTGCACGGCCCGTTTCTCATCTGTGCAAACTTCTTGCGCGGCCTATTTCCCATCCGTGCAAACGTCTTGCACGACTTGTTTCTCGTCCGTGCACAGATTTTCGACATTGTGAAGCGTACACAGCGGCTGTCCTGAGGTCGTGCGATTTGTAAACTGTATTTCTAGTGTTTGACTCTCTAGCTTTTTCATTTCGCTGCGTGTTAGTAAGATGACGTAAATCTGAACAACTGAAAACAATAGGAGAGTCAATATGGTTTGAAACAGTTAGTTGTGAGACTTATTAAGATCTTACTGGTAAGTTTGTCTTTAATAACTCTAATCTTGTgcactaaatgtgctatttcACCCGGGCGGAGCGAGAATTAGGTATAGAAACACCGTTCAAGAAgcgtatttaacttttttttgtcttttcatattctttttttatattgcaagtaTGATGAAAaccattgtgtgtaactcggggcgtaATCATTTCATTTAATCATTTTGCAAACTCGAATCTTTAAATTGCTCCGTCAAGTCGTCATAATTTAAACTTCTCTCCTTTACAATATTTAACTTCCGCCCCACGTAGCACAATGTACAGTTAACCTATTAGAATCCTAGCCCATTCTAGAActctgtcgtattgacaccgagctttatttgctatagaagttagtttgacttttactgtgaaatggttctacagtggcctatgattcagattggttgactgtactataGGTATCTGTACggtatacatatgtatgtgtATCATACGTACATAAAAGACTGATCCAAAGTATTGAGCCGGTCAGCAAATCAGTTATTACGTACTTGCGATCTTCAAAGTATATCCATACTCTGCGTATGAAATCAATGTCTAAATACAACACGAAACAGGCTCCTAAGGTCATCAGTCCCAACACCACTATGTTGTATATGTAGGATAGTTTCATTAACTTTATGTTTTTCtgtaattatataatttatatttattatataatttataagtgCCAATTGTAaacacttaataacaaaaaataattaagagtaacaatagtatttaatattgtattaatgtaaaaaatttgttgaaatgtaaaactatgttttataaaggaataaatgaatgaactaatgcataaaaatatttaaaaaaccggccaaaagcgtgtcgggccacgctcagtgtagggttccgtactttttcgtatttttctcaaaaactactgaacctatcaagttcaaaataattttcctagaaagtctttataaagttctacttttgtgattttttccatatttttaaaacatatggttcaaaagttagagggggggggacgcacttttttttcctttaggagcgattatttccaaaaatattaatattatccaaaaacgatcttagtaaacccttattcatttttaaatacctatccaacaatatatcacacgttggggttgaaatgaaaaaaaatagggggggtaccctaataaaacatttctttccattttttatttttgcactttgttaacgtgattgatatacatattggtaccaaatttcagctttctagtgcttacggttactgagattatcagcggacggacggacggacggacggacggacggacggacggacggacggatggacggacagacagacatggcgaaactataagggttcctagttgactacggaaccctaaaaatggttgtTTAAAATGACAGAATTAGCAGTAGTAGCGACATAGTTAGTACAAACAAAATTAGGAAAGCGGTTTTATCAAAAAAACAtgaattaaaaattattcatCGAGTTTATTGAGAATTTTATAAagaagtaaataaattaaaacgaaATGCTAACCTTATGTCCAGCTACGATGAAAACAATATTGAACGAAATATCGATCAATAAGCAAATGCTTATAATGATAAATATCACTATATCTGCGTAAAATGTTCTACCACTATAGGCGTAGCAAAtcagaaaatataatattattgctgcttgtGTTAACACCAAAATATTGAGGCCCTGTGACACATGGTCATGATTGTAAATATTTAACGAATTTCTTTAAATGTAAACCAAAAccgaattttaaaaatatggtaaggtacagcgggtcaaatcccgattggggggcaaatgtaacttgtccattttttccatgttttacaatgttttcattattaaatgaAGTGTCCACCGGTGATATATGGTAGGTGTGTTcaatggatacatgtagaactcaacatcattgtGTAAAAATGGataagttacaattgcccccagtcgagatttgccccgctgtgcctTACTTATAGTTGTTAGGAAAACGTAAATCAATTTTCGGCAATAATAAAAGGTAATTATTATAACATGACTAACAATAACTTACCACTTTGGCATATCCCCAAGCAATCAAACCTCTTCTCAAGGGCAGGCAGAAACAACATCTTTTAAAGTCTGGGGCTTCTCTTTGcattataaatgtaaaatagaAGAATAAAAATCACTGAAAACACAAATCTAATAGCTTATGacctaaaaatatttaaaaaactttATCTTATTAGCActatgtaaataaaaatcaataaCTCGTTGcggacaataaaataaatctgcATTTGCATTTATCAAACTGTGGGTGTTTGCTAGGTATTATGTGGGGCGTTAGCGGCCACAGATACCGGACACACAAAGATAACATCAtgaataagtaggtaagtatcaCATTATTCACACCATCATATTCACTGTGTTatagtattaatttttttagtaaaataatGAATTATTTGGGAGATCCCATCACATAAATTGTAAACCGTTTCTCACATATTAAGtaccgtcaaccggggtggctttaggaaaatttggggttactttgatggtatttgaacggctttaaaatgaACATTactcattatttactgaaactgttcatgtaactagttagatcaataaatattcttttaaATCTACCATAGAACATCGCGAACTTACTTGCactatgactttaaaactataTTTCAAAGTCACTCCTGCGTTtcaaagccaccccggttgactgtacaattttCATAGAATTACCTAATAGAAGATAAGCAATACCAATTATTTGGTTTAACAAAACTAGTTTTATTAAATAGAAGAACAACATACGGGCATTCGCGTCCTAAGTATATGGATTCAAAATTTATAGGAATAATACGAGTACCTAATATATGTACGAGTATTTTGGGCGGCATTTTTGGTAGACACACAGTTCAATTAGTTAATCCAATTACCTATAGACATTAGAATTTTCGTCTAAAACATAACATGATAAATTCATAACCTaaacaaatataatttatatctgCCGAACCGAAGTCAAGTCAAAAGATTTGAATAAAACGGAAATGTGTTTGAAATCAAActcagtttaaaaaaatcaatttaatataggtacttaaagctaatttttattttattttattttctttattgggaAAAAAAACAGACATAGGAAGGTCATACAGTTAAGAAGATATTGAAATACACAATAATAGGTACAACCTACATCCTGAGACAATTCCCACTAAGATTTATAGCCAATAGTATCTGAGTGGCATTGTCATAGGGCAATGGTATACAATGATAGATCTTAATAGGCACTAAACTAAGATACACTAACAATATGATACTTAATGTTACTCAAAGATACAGTGTTAATACGAGCATAGTAAAAATTGAGTTAATACTCACAGTTAGAAGACGAGGCAAGGAACTATACGTGTATATTTTCTATTAAAAGGAGGCAACTTACAAGGAACCTAATTATAGACTTCATAATAGTGAATTCACTTTGCGTTTGAAATTAGCACGGTTATTATTAAAAATGTCAACCGAGACCAGGCTTTCGTTGTAGTTTTGACACATTCTGCGAAGCGGAGCACGGACTCCAGCGTTACTCGACACATTAGGTAATGCAAACAGGGATATTGTTCGTGTCCTGTAGGTTGGAGCACGGAAACCAATACACTCTAGCAGTTCTGGACAATTATAATGACCCCTGCATTATGTTGAACAAAGCAATTGCGTCCTGAGCGTCACGCCTGCTAGTCAGAGTTTTAACTTTGTACCGCTCAAGGAGCTTATCGTATGACATTCGAGCATGAGTCAGTCTATAGTGAAGAGCTCTCAGGAACCGTTTTTGTATAGCCTCAATCGCATTCCTGTAGATTTGATAATGAAGGTTCTAGATTTGGGATGAATATTCAAGACAGGGACGAACTAAAGAGTTGTATAGCAACAGGTAAGATGAAGACTTTTTTAGAGGTTTGGCTACCCTAAGAACGAAACCTAACATTCTATAAGCTTTGGCTGTAATTATGTAGACATGTTGGTCAAGAGTAAGCTTTTCATCTAAAGTAATCCCAAGATCCTTAACCTGGTGCACTCTATGGACATTTTCTACTCCTATACTATAActatttactattttgtttttgttttttgtgaaagttatatgTACGCATTTGTCGTAGGCTAAGATATAGTTTGTTTGTTAGGCAGTATGTGTGGAAGCGATCCAATTTCAAACATCTATTAGTTCACAGGAGCTTCAAATGTCAATCTTCCCTTTTTCTTCACCGTGCAATTTCTTTTCTGTGCAGTCAGACTCGTTGCGAAGCGTGCACAGTGGTTCTGCGGCTACGTGATTTGTGAACTGCATTTCTAGCGTTTGATTTTGTAGCTTACTGATTTCACTCCGTATCAGTAAGATTACATAAATTTGTATAACTGAAaccaatacaaaaaaaattatatatctttaaatagtaatattagTCTAGTAGTTTTTCTTTCACACATGTGTATAACGATTacagaaaacatttttttttaaatgttttttttttacttaagacgatacggtaggggtcaattctccatacaaacgctctcgactgtttccgcCCTGGTTTTTTTAAGACaaagcaatgattttttaaacacagattgttattatttttatctgtgtcggaccgttttgatttttttgatattctgctttttaaagactagagccaatcaaaaatttccaaaaacggcctttttcattgtggcgcaaaaaaaggtgtgatactcaagattggtaacaattaaccaaaaaagctaaacggtccgacatagattatttcattgtcatccagattctcaaatttcgtcccgattgattaagttttaaaggaggaaagagtcgagagcggaaccacGATTTTAAagatcttttgactgagttgttcttaatggacaattttttccgataaatctagttactaacacttgtatatttaactaaaattcccaagttgaaaggggggctcctttcc includes these proteins:
- the LOC125235633 gene encoding uncharacterized protein LOC125235633, producing the protein MEAPEFKRCCFCLPLRRGLIAWGYVKVTLNMFMLAFAGLMFYILASYNSSSYNSDVAIFSIICICLPIDIAFTIVLIVAGHKKSIKLLKISYEYNTVWLGMLTLVTCFMLYLDIGFVQRLWPYIEDRKYLILEFFTGSAFGICFIFVQIYVILLIRSELKKLQNQTLEMQFTNHVSSGEPLCTLHNQCTDKKTVQDGCTDEKYENSNVYRNSLNIYNHDHVSQGLNILVLTQAAIILYFLICYAYSGRTFYADIVIFIIISICLLIDISFNIVFIVAGHKKNIKLMKLSYIYNIVVLGLMTLGACFVLYLDIDFIRRVWIYFEDRKYVITDLLTGSILWISLLFVQIYVILLTRSEMKKLESQTLEIQFTNRTTSGQPLCTLHNVENLCTDEKQVVQDVCTDGK